The DNA sequence CTTAACGGGAATGGCAATGGTTCTGTAAACCTGATAAGCGCCGGAACCGTGATAGAGGGGGAAATCAATTGCCGCGGCGACCTCCGCGTGGACGGTAAAGTCACCGGCCGGATCACTTCGAAATCGAAAGTCGTGATCGGAACAACCGGTGAAGTGGAAGGGGATATTATTTGTCAGCATGCCGATATTTTCGGAAAGTACAACGGCAATATGCGCATCCACGAGATCCTGTTCATGAAATCCAGCTGCCACATAAAAGGCGATGTGCATGCAGGCAAACTGGTCGTGGAGGCCGGCGCTGTTTTCAGCGGTCATTGTCATATGGGGGAAGCGCCCGCCGCCGAAGTAATGCCAAGGAACGGGAAACATCATGAAGGAAACCCGGAAGCAGAAAAGAAAATCGGAGTCCCTGCGTAATTATGCCCGTTATTCAGCCATTGGTTTCCAGATGCTGGCGATCATTGGCGGGCTTACCTGGCTGGGGGTAAAAATGGACGAATGGGTCGGGGCCTACCCCCTTTTTACTGTTTTACTATCGCTTTCATCAGTGGGCATAGCCCTTTACGCCGTTATTAAACAGCTTAAATCTTGAACCTGCTACGCATTCTCACGTCATTCGGCGTTTTCTCCGGGCTGATGGCGATACTGACGGCCCTGCTGGTGTACCTGTTTGGTCCGCCCTGGCTGCATGAAAAAGTCTGGTTTATCTATCTTTTCCAGGTGGCGGCCGGGCTCCTGTTCTTTCTGGCCAATTATGCCGCCTGGCGCAAGGGTGACCAGGCCTACGTGGTGGGGTCTCTTGCCGCCCTGATGGGGAAGTTTCTTTTGTCCGGTGTTTTTGCCGCTTTTTTCATCCTTGGCGGCCTGGAAAACGAACTCTGGTTCGTGCTGGATTTTATGCTGCTTTATTTATTCTTTTCAGTATTTGAAATTACTGTTATTATTTCTAACTTGCGCGCTCAAAAAAACACGTAAAAATCCACGAATAAATGCATTTGAGCCGCATTTTCACTTTAAAAAATCTCCTTCCAGTTCTGGCATTTGGCGTTTTTCTGCTCCCGTCTGCCCCCGTAAAGGCATTCCAGGCACAGGAGGAACCGGCCGGCCATGAAGTTCAGCATGAACAGGAAGGCGTTCAGGAAGAAGAAGAATTTGATGCTGCCAGCGCCATTATGCATCATATCGCGGATGCGCATGAGTGGCATATTATTGGCCACACCGCTATTTACCTGCCCGTGATCCTGTATACCGAAGACGGGCTGCAAACATTCTCTTCCTCTCATTTTTATCACCATCCGCAGGAAGTTACCTATTCCGCGGAAGGCAAGGAAACAACGGAAACCTGGTACAAACACGAAGGATTCGGGCTTTTCCATGAGAAGATCTATAAGCTGGACGAAAACGGCGCCCTGAACCTGGATGAAGCAGGCCACCCGTTGAATGAGCGCGTCCTGGACTTTTCCATTACGAAAAACGTCGCCGCTATGTTATTATCGGTGGCATTGCTGCTGCTGATCTTTTGTTCCATGGCGGGAGCCTATAAGAAACGAAAAGGGAAGGCGCCGAAAGGCCTGCAGTCTGCGTTGGAGCCGATCGTATTATTTGTAAGGGATGAAATTGCCCTGCCTAATATCGGTCACCAGTATGCGCGGTTCATGCCCTTCCTGCTGACGGTATTTTTCTTCATCTGGATCAATAATATAATGGGACTGATCCCTTTCTTCCCGGGGGAGCCAACGTGAGCGGCAATATCGCCTTTACGTTTGTCATGGGGACCATCACGTTTTTAATTACCACCTTTAACGGGAACAGGAACTACTGGAAGCATATTTTTGCGCCACATGTCCCTGTCTGGCTTTATCCCATCATGATCCCGGTAGAGATCATCAGTGTTTTTTCAAAGCCTTTCGCACTGATTATCCGTTTATTTGCCAACATTACTGCCGGCCATATCGTGGTATTGAGCCTGGTATCGCTTATTTTCATTTTCAAAACAATTGCTGTATCGCCTGTATCGGTGATCTTTGTACTGTTCATGGACGTACTGGAATTGCTGGTAGGATTTCTGCAGGCTTATATCTTCACGCTGCTTTCGGCGCTGTTCATCGGAATGGCTATTGCAGAACATGCGGAGGAACATTAATAGTACAGCATCACAAATAGGGTCTAATTTTTTTCATATATAAATTCATAGTACAATGATTGGAAGTATCGCAGCAATTGGAGCCGGACTGGCCGCTATCGGAGCCGGTATCGGTATTGGCAGGATTGGTGGTTCAGCTGTTGAGGGGATTGCCCGCCAGCCTGAAGCCGCTTCAAAGATCCAGACCAATATGATCATTGCAGCCGCCCTCGTAGAAGGCGCTGCCTTGTTTGGTATCGTTGTAGCCCTTTTGGGAAACAATCCTTCCTAAGGAACGGATGTTTCAAAAGACCGACAGCCTGTCCGCGATTAGTGTCATATCAAGGATATAATGGCGGCAGGCTGTTTTAAAACAAAGACGCTCATAATTACATAAAAATTATTCAATGGATATCGTTACCCCCGAGATAGGAATGGTTTTCTGGACCACCGTAGCGTTCCTGCTGCTCCTGTTCATCCTTGGAAAGTTCGCATGGAAGCCCATCATGGCTGCGCTCCGCGAGCGGGAACAGTCAATCGAAGACGCCCTGCTGGCTGCCGAAAAGGCCAAGGAAGAAATGGTAAAGCTCAATACCGAAAGCGAACGCCTTATTAAGGAGGCCCGCTTTGAACGCGACAAGATCCTGAAGGAAGCCAAAGCTACCCGCGAAGGTATTGTGAACGAAGCAAAACAGCAGGCTCAGGCAGAAGGTGCGCGTATGATCGCCAAAGCAAAGGAAGAGATCAACACGCAGAAAGCCGCCGCCCTGGCAGAAGTAAAGAACCAGGTAGCGTTGCTTTCCCTTGAAATTGCGGAAAAAGTGATCGGAAAGCAATTTGAAGACCAGAAGAAACAGGAAACCCTGGTAGCTGACCTGCTCGAAAACATGAAATTGAACTAATGGCCGAATCAAAAGTCTCCGCCAGGTACGCCAAATCCTTACTTGATCTTGCCATCGAGCAAAACTCCCTGGAAGAGGTAAAGAAGGATATGAGCCTGTTCTATGATACCCTGGCAGCGCACCCGCAGCTGCGGGCCGTGCTTTCCAGTCCCGTGATAGACGGCGACGATAAGCAGGGGATCCTCCATAAATTGTTTGAAGGAAAGATCAACAAGCTTAGCCTTGCCTTTTTCGATATAATGATCCGCAAAAACCGCGAGGTATTGCTCTACGACACGGCAAAGCAGTTTTTTGAACAGTATAACAAGTATAAAGGTATTGTAAAAGCCAGTGTGGTTTCCGCTTCGGCGCTTACCGGCGAACAGCTGGAAAAGATAGGTACGATCATCAAGCAGATCACGCCGGGCGAAGTACAGCTGGAAAATAAAATAGATACCTCCCTCATCGGAGGATTTATTCTGAACGTAGGCGACAAGCAGTACGATGCAAGTATTGCCCGCAAATTGGGAGTGCTGAAACAGGAACTCACCTCCCGTTTTTATGAATCAAAGATTTAATTTAATAGAATATCATGGCAGAAGTAAGACCAGATGAAGTATCCGCTATCCTGCGCGAACAATTGTCGGGATTCAAGTCAGAAGCAGAACTGGAAGAAGTAGGTACCGTCCTCCAGGTAGGTGACGGGATTGCCCGGGTTTACGGCCTCACCAAAGTTCAGTCAGGAGAACTGGTTGAATTTGATAATGGCCTCCAGGGCATCGTACTGAACCTTGAAGAAGACAATGTGGGGGTGGTACTGCTGGGAAGTACAGAAGATGTGAAGGAAGGTGACACTATTAAGCGTACCGGCCGCATTGCTTCTATTAATGTAGGAGAAGGCTTGCTGGGACGGGTAGTGAACACGATAGGCCTGCCCATTGACGGGAAAGGCCCGGTGGAAGGGGAAGTATTTGAAATGCCGCTGGAACGGAAAGCGCCCGGTGTTATTTATCGCCAGCCGGTAAACGAACCGCTTCAAACCGGTATAAAGGCTATTGACGCCATGATCCCCGTCGGACGGGGTCAGCGCGAGCTGATCATCGGCGACCGTCAGACCGGCAAAACTGCGGTTGCTATTGATACGATCATCAATCAGAAGGAATTTTACGAAAAAGGGGAACCGGTTTACTGTATTTATGTTGCCTGCGGCCAGAAAAGCTCTACAGTGGCACAAGTGGTAAAGGCCCTGGAAGAAAAAGGCGCCATGCCCTACACGGTAGTGGTTTCGGCTTCCGCTTCCGACCCCGCTCCCATGCAATTTTATGCTCCCTTTGCAGGAGCCGCTATTGGCGAGTACTTCAGGGATACCGGCCGGCCGGCCCTGATCATTTACGATGACTTGTCAAAGCAGGCTGTCGCTTACCGCGAGGTTTCCCTGCTGCTTCGCCGCCCGCCGGGACGTGAAGCTTACCCGGGAGACGTATTTTACCTGCACTCACGCCTGCTGGAGCGTGCGGCGAAGATCAATCAGACGAACGAGATTGCCCAGGCCATGAACGACCTGCCTGCTTCCCTCCAGGGAAAAGTAAAAGGAGGCGGTTCCCTCACGGCGCTCCCGATTATTGAAACCCAGGCTGGTGACGTTTCGGCCTATATTCCTACGAACGTAATCTCCATCACCGACGGACAGATCTTCCTGGAAGCTAATCTTTTCAACGCCGGGGTACGTCCTGCCATCAACGTTGGTATTTCGGTATCACGTGTGGGTGGTAATGCCCAGGTAAAATCCATGAAAAAAGTAGCGGGTACGCTGAAACTCGACCAGGCGCAGTTCCGTGACCTGGAAGCTTTTGCCAAATTCGGCGCTGTGGATCCTGCCACCAAAGCTATCCTGGACAAGGGTGTCCGCAACGTAGAGATCCTGAAACAGGGCCAATATCAGCCCGTACCGGTAGAGAAGCAGATCGCAATTATTTATTGCGGCACCAAAGGGCTGCTGAGCAATGTCCCGGTAGACCGGGTAAAAGAATTCGAAGAAGAGTTCCTGCACCAGATGGAAGTGCGTCACCGTGATGTTCTCGATAAGCTCCGCCAAGGTAAGCTGGACGAGCAGATCACCGGTACGATCGAGACCCTGGCAAAGGAAATCGCATCCAAATACTAATTGAAGATCAGCATAAGGAATGGCTAATTTAAAAGAAGTTCGGGGCCGCATCAGCTCTATCGTATCCACCCAGCAGATCACCAAAGCCATGAAAATGGTTTCGGCTGCCAGGTTCAGGAGAGCAACTGAAGCAATTGTCCAAATGCGGCCTTATGCTAATAAGCTGCGGGAAATTTTGGGCAATCTTTCAGCCAGTATGGAAGACAATTCCAGCGTGTTTGCGCAGGAAAGGGATGCCCGGAATGTCCTTCTGCTGGTGATCACCTCCAACAGGGGCCTGGCCGGCAGTTTCAATATGAACGTAATCAAAACGGCCAACAATCTTATTTCTGCTGAATACGCTGCTCTCAAAAAAAGTGGTAACCTGCATATAATTGCGGTAGGTAAAAAAGGGCAGGATTATTACCAAAAGCACCGCTACCAGGTGACTGGCGATCATAATGAGCTGTTCAACAATCTGAGTTTTGCCAATGCATCGGCAATTGCCGAAGAAGTAATGGAAGGATATGTGGAAGGCAAATATGACAAAGTGGTCATGATCTATAACCAGTTCAGGAACGCCGCCGTACAGATCCCTACCACCGAGCAATTGCTTCCTATTCAGAAAGCCGGAGCCGAACAACAGCAAGCCTCCGCCGGTTCGCATAGGGTGGATTATATTCTGGAGCCCTCGCAGCAGGCTATCGTGGAAGAACTGATCCCTAAATCGGTGAAAATGCAGTTCTATAAAGCCTTACTTGATTCGCATGCTTCCGAGCATGGCGCCCGTATGACAGCCATGGATAAAGCTACGGACAACGCCGGTGATTTGCTGCGCAGCCTGCGCCTGCAATACAACCGCGCCCGCCAGGCCGCCATCACCAACGAGATCCTTGAGATCGTCAGCGGCGCTAACGCTTTGTCTTCGGGAGATTAAGGCATCTTCCATGCCGGCGCATCCCGGCGGGTGAACAAGGCCTCACGGGGGAGCTACCTTGCCTGAAGGTCCTGTAAGCTATTGCCAGAGTATTGAAAGGGGAACCGCCCAAAGGTTTTTCCAAAAGGAACGGCTTCCCTACCCGGCAACAGCACCACACCGCCCCCGGAAGTTCTCCGGTGCAAGCTCAGCTAAGACTTTTAATCCTTTAAAATCCGAAGCATCAACCGCTTCGGATTTTTTTACTGCTAGACTCCTGGAAATTAAAGATAACCTTTAAATTTCTAAGAACTTTCATCTGCTTCTTTAGAGGGCGATAAGCCCGGTGAAGCGTTCCGGGTTACCGTCCCATTTTGGAAATAGCTCGATCCATCTCCCGGATCTGGCTCACCAGCTCCTTAGAAGTAGGTTTGAGGTTTTTAGCCTGGCGAAAATAATTTTTGGCGCCTCGGAAATCACGGCGGTTCATGGAAATCGAGGCGAGCGTCAAATAGGCTGTGGCCAGGTTCTCCTTATCCGGCAGTCCCAATTGTACGGATTTACGCAGGTTTTTAAAGGCTTCCGTTAGGTTATTCTTTTGATAAGCGATGTTCCCGAGCTGGAAATAAGGCATCCCCTCATAATCTTTGGAACCCACCCCTGATTTGATCGTCTGGCGAATCGTTGATTCGGCAGCATCCAGGTCTTGGTTGGCCATCTGGAGATTGCTTTGCATAAAATAATAGGCCGAACGAATAGGTTTATAAAGCAATTTAGGGAAGGTAACTTTTTTCATCATTCGCATCGCTTCCTCCACGTCTCCTTTTTCAACCGCTTCCTGTACCAGGCGCATAGGCCCAAGGAAGAGGTGCGTGAAAATAAATAAAGCGCCCAGCACCCAGCACGTGATGGCCCACCCCCAATCGCCGGTAAAAGCCAGTACGCCACCGCCAATTAATAAAAGGATCCCTGCGGGGAAACGATATAATTCAAATATTCTTAAAGCTCTCATTTTCTTTGGACAGGATTTCAGTAAAGGCCCAAAGATACGAAAAGCGCGCCTGATTCCTAAGCGGCTCCCTGCCTCGATTGTAATTGGACTTGTTTTTGTTAGGGTAAGAGAAAAATTGATATGAGAAAATTAGTATGCTTCCTTTTGCTGATCATGGGCAGCCTTGCAATGACTTCCTGCGTGACGACCCGTCATGACAACGGTAAACATAAAGGATGGTATAAAAACCCCAATAATCCGCATCACCCTTTATCTGATAAAAAAAAGAAGAAAAAGAAACCCCGTAAGGATCATAAATTCGAGTTGAAAGATCAAACCTTCTTTAGCGGGGCTTATACCCCGATAACCTGAGTATTTTCTGGGCATCAGGATCGGCCATTAATTCGGCGGGGCTAACGGATTTATTTTCTTCCATGTATTTGCGGACGATCTGCCAACCGGTAAAGGCTCCTGCCCGGGGAGCCGAATTGGGGCCCAGGCCGGATGTAAAAGGCGCTTCATCAAGGTACTTGCTGTAATCCAGCGCAACAGTGGAATACAATAAGTTCTGCTCAATAAAATAAGCCCAGATATTTCGTTCGTAAGTGGTGGCCCATCCCATTTGCTCCCGGGTGTACCCTATTTTAAGCGAATCAGGGGTTTCAGGCAGCAGGCGGTCAAGCAGGTAAAGTACCTTTCCCTCGTAGATCATACCTGCAAGAAATGTCGCCTGTTCCCCGCGGGGAGGAAAATGATATTGAATATAGCCTTTTATCGCGGTAGGTACCAGATGAGCGGGAGTAAACCGCCGGGTAACGTACCTGGGAAAGGAAGTGGTCTGATAGAAGTAATAATCAGCGCCCAGAAAGCAGTCCAGGCCAATGGCAAGCAGGCTGTCGGAATTCCAGACGGCTGGCCGGAAGGCGGACAGGCTTGCCGGATAGGTGAACACCTGCGGGACAGGCTGCCCCGGGAAATATTCATGGTAACGCCCGAACGCGGCTGCCAGATCAGCGCTCAGACCTTCCAGGGAAGGGTAAACCGAGTCGATGTCCGCAGCTACCGCCCTGATATAGGGATTGGAGAGCATGTTCTTTAAACGTGTATGCCCTGCCGTGTCTGCGGGATCAATTCCCAGGACATTCCGGAAATGGGTAGGAAGAAAAGAAGGGTACTCTTCAGACAGCGCTTGTATGGACGTGCTGAAGTGCATGGTATCTAACGCAAACAAATCCTTCTCGGCGCGCTGGATGGAAAGCGGCGACGGAGAACCGTCCTTCCCCGCCCGCGTACAGGCGAACAAAATGCAGCAAAGGGGTAATATTTTTGTTAGCACGCTAAACTTTACCATGAATTTTTATTTTATTAGCAGACGTCTTCAAAAGCTTAAAATTATGAAAAAGTTGGCCATTCTAATAGTATTTGTTTCCGCCGCCTCACTCGCCTCGGCCCAGGAAGTGGAACTGGGGCTCCGGGCTCACCCGGTTTTTGGCTGGATCAAACCCAGTTCGGATAATATGGGCTCAGACGGGGGGCTTACCGGGTTTTCCTATGGTTTAATGGCAGACTTTTACATTTCCGACCGCTACACCTTCGGCACAGGACTGGAAATTACTTCCACAGGTGGAAAAACACGCGAACCCGACCAGGAGGGCAATACCGTATTATCCAAATACCGCCTCCAATACGTGGAAGTCCCGGTAACGCTTCGGCTGAAAACGGATCAAAACGGCCCGCTCGTATTCTACGGCTTGTTCGGACTGGAAGGCGGCGTTAACATTAAAGCCCGGGCTGACCGTACGATCCTGGACCTGGCCAATCCCGACCTGAAGACGGACCAGTCCAAGCTGGACGTCGACGATGAGATCAGCGCATTCCGCCTGGGGCTGGCCATTGGAGGCGGCGCAATTTACGACCTCAGCGGCAATACGCGCCTGCTGGGCGGGATCACTTTTAATAACGGCTTTACCGATGTTTTTGAGGGCGGACGAAAGGGAACGGCTTCCTATATTTCCCTGGATATCGGCGTATTCTTTTAACACAGCTTTTCATGAAGATCGCACTTGCACAACTGAATTATCATATCGGGAATTTCGAGGAGAATATTACCAGGATCACCCGCGCCATCCATGAGGCAAGGGAAATGGGCGCCGACCTGGTTGTGTTCGCCGAACTGGCCGTCTGCGGCTATCCTCCCCGGGATTTCCTGGAGTGGGACGAATTCATTGACCGTTGTGAAGCATCCGTAGAAGCTATTGCAGCAGTATGCAAGGGAATAGCGGCCATTGTCGGGGCTCCCGCAAGGAATCCTGTCCCGGAAGGGAAGAACCTGTACAATTCCGCGTATTTTCTGGAAGATGGCGCGGTAAAGGCCCGCGTGGACAAATCTTTGCTGCCTACCTATGATGTTTTCGATGAATACCGCTATTTTGAACATAACCGCAGCCATTCCGTTATCGAGTTCAAAGGACAGCGGATAGCCCTCACCATTTGCGAAGATCTTTGGAATTCGGACGAGGATCCCATGTACGTGGCCTCACCCATGGATGAACTGATCAGGCAGAAGCCCTCCCTGATGATCAATATTGCCGCCTCTCCTTTTGATTATGTTCACCGCGAAGCCCGGATTGCCGTACTGCGCGCCAACTGCCGCAAGTACCACCTTCCGCTGCTATATGTCAATCATACCGGCTCTCAGACGGAGTTGATCTTCGACGGAGGTTCTCTGGCCTTTGACCGGCAGGGCAACCTGCTTGGCGAACTAAAATACTTCAAAGAAGACCTGCAGCTCTTCGAAATAAATGAAACAGCCGCTCAGGAGGAAAATTCCCCGCCCGCCTTCGATCTTACACCGGCCGCCGGCTCCCCGGCATCCTCCGCCGCCGAACGGACTCCGGAGCAACTGGCTGCCGTTTATGCCCCGGCTCTTCCCTCCTCATACGATGACAGTATATCCGCAACGGCTATTTCCCGTATCCATCAGGCCTTGCTCACAGGGATCCGGGATTACTTCCGGAAATCCGGTTTTGATAAGGCGATTCTTGGCATGTCCGGCGGAATAGATTCCGCGCTGGTACTGGCTTTGGCCTGTGAGGCGCTGGGTAAAGAAAATGTATTGGCGGTACTGATGCCCTCCGGCTTTTCTTCGGAACATTCCGTGAGCGATTCGCTGGAAATGATCAGCCTGCTGGGATGCAGGCACGAACTGATACCTATTGCAAACGTGTATGAGTGCTTCCTGAGCGAACTCAAGCCCCAGTTCAGGGATCTCCCCTTTGGCCTGGCAGAAGAAAATCTGCAAGCCCGCGTAAGAGGGACGCTTCTGATGGCCTTGTCCAATAAATTCGGCTATATCCTGCTGAACACCTCCAATAAAAGCGAGAACGCGGTTGGTTACGGCACCCTTTACGGGGACATGTGCGGGGGGCTGTCGGTGATCGGAGATGTTTATAAAATGCAGGTCTATGCGCTCGCGCGTTACCTTAACGAAAAAGCGGCGCGGATCCCTGTTAATATAATTGCTAAAGCGCCTTCCGCCGAGCTGCGTCCGAATCAGAAAGACAGCGATTCGCTTCCGGACTACGCGCTGCTTGACAAGGTATTATTCCAGTATATTGAAGGTAAAAAGACCACAGCCGAAATCGTGCAACAGGGATTCGAAGCAGATACGGTGGAAAGGATCATTCGCATGGTCAACCTTAACGAGTATAAACGATACCAGGTCCCTCCCATTCTCAGGGTATCGCCCAAGGCCTTCGGCATGGGAAGGAGAATGCCCATAGTTGGCAAATATCTCTCATAATCAGATCTACATCTTTTACAGAAGAGCTTGCACAATTTTTGCAGTAGCAGTCCTGTATCCTTTGTAAAACTAAAATAATGATTATGAAAAAGCTATTCGCCTTAACAGCTTTGCTGGCTGCTGTGACTTTTGCTCATGCACAAACCGAAGAAGGGAACTTGCTGGTTGGAGGAAATATCTCCAACTTCCGGCTGGACTTCCAGGATGAAAGTACCACATTCCAGATGACGCTCACTCCCAAAATTGCGTATTTTGTCAGGGATAACATGGCCCTGGGCGGCTACGGTGAACTGGGTATAATCGCATCAGAAGGCAACGACGCCATTGTTAACTATGGTATTGGCGCCCTGGGCCGGTATTATATCAGCGATGCCGACGTCGTCATCGTACGTGACTCCAGGTTTTTCCTGGAAGCCAATGCAGGTTTCCACGGGAATAACGGAGCCGCGAACACCAACGGGATCGGGATCGGCTTCGGCCCCGGATGGACCTATTTCATCACGGAAAATATCGGCCTGGAGGCCCTGCTGAAATACAACCTGACAGTTGGCCTGGGTAATTCCACCACCAACAACAATCTTAATCTTGGAGTAGGATTCCAGATATACCTGCCTACCAGGCGTTTAGCAGAAAGAATGGAATAAGTCCGGGCCGGGAGAACCGGACCGGATGGGCAGCCCGGGTTACTTACTGTTATATTTTACTGCAATAAACAATTGCGTAAAGTAGAGATTCCCGTTGCGGGAACGGACGATTCCTACCCCTGTCAGGTCAAAGGCGCCAAGCATGTGTTTGCGGTGGCCGGGACTCCTGATCCAGGCGTCAACCACTTCCCGGGCTGTCTTATAACCTTCCGCCACATTTTCACCTGAACGGCCTTTTACACCTGTTTTCTCCCGGACGTTCCGGATGCGGCCTTCAAACCCATTATGGCTTAAAGGAATGCGGCCGCGGGCCATATTCAGGCTGTGCCTTTCCGCCTCCTGCTGCATGGCCGGATCGGTCCGCAACGGAGAAAGGCCTTTGGAACGACGGTACTTGTTCACTAATTGTACCACCTGCTGCTCCATTTCATTTAGTGAAGGAGGAGGTGTTTCCTTCTTTCCGTAAGGAGAGCAGGTTACCAGGAGTAAAAGCGAAAAGGTTAGTTTTAAAAACATACAAATTGCTAACGAAGATACGGTAGTTTTATGATCGCCCTCCCTGCTTTCCGGCATTTCGGGCTACGGAAAGGATCAACAGGCCTACGAGTGACAAAAGTGCGATACCGGTCGCTATCCGCGCCAGATAATTGCCGTGCTTCACATAAAAAGTGAGATCGGCATTCAATTTCAGCTCTCCCCCGATGGCAGCGGGAACCCACCAGCTTGTCTGTTTCATTACGTCTCCGCGCTGGTTGATCAGCATCGAAATGCCGGTATTCGCCGAACGCGCCACACTCCGGCGGCTTTCAATGGCTCTTAGCCGCGCATAGGCGGCATGCTGTTTATAGCCGGCTGTATTTCCCCACCAGCCGTCATTGGTAACAATACAGATCAGCTGGGCGCCTTTTTGAACGAAATCTGCGATAAAACCGCCAAACACCGATTCATAACAGATTGCAGGGACCACGCCAATGCCATTCTGACTGTAAAATACCGTTTGTTCATCTTCATGGCCCAGCGTTCCTGAAGTTCCTCCCATATCCATCATCAGCTTATCCAGGAAGCCCAGGTATCTCCGGTAGGGAAACTGCTCCACGCCGGGCACCAGTTTGTTTTTATGATACACCTGTACCCGTCCGTTATTTTCGATCTGCAGGGCGGTATTGTAATAATCGTAGTATTGCTCCGCATCCCTGAATTTCCGGGCGGTAGGAGAAGCGGGCGAATCGTAGATGCGCACGGTACTTGCTCCCGTTATTACGTTCCCATTCCGGTATTTTTCGAGGAAACCCTGGATCACTTTAATGGAGTATTCATCGTAAAGCCGGTTTTCTACCAAGGGCTGCCCGGTACCGATCGCGGTTTCCGGCCATATAAAATATTCGGTATTGGGCTGCCCAAGGGAATCGGAAAGCGTGACCAGCCTCAAAAGCTGCTCCTTTTCCGAAACACCATTGTATTTTTCCCCGTAAGGGTCCAGGTTAGGCTGCACAACCACTACGTTCACAGGACTCCCTTTTTCCTCGTAATTGAAATAGATCACGAGTGAGAAGATCATGGGGAATAGAAGTATAATGGTAAAAGGGAGGCACCTTTTCAGGTAGAACTCCCGCCGGCCTAGGCTCAGCTGCTGTGAGGCCATTAGCCGCGGAACGCCGGCATCCGTCGCGGCGGTTCCTGGCGGCGTTTCTTCGGGAATGTCTTTTTTTGCGCGTTTCAAAGCAAGAAAGCCGGTCAGTAAACGATAGGCCAGGATATTCGCCAGCAATACCCAAAGTGTGCCGCCAAAGATCCCCGTGTATTCATACCATTGAACCAAGGAAGGGTAGTTGGCAAACCCATTTCCGAGCGAGAGCCAGGGAAAAGCAAAATCCCATTTGTGATGAAGGTATTCTGCAGCGATCCAGTAGGCGCAAAAAGCCGCCA is a window from the Anseongella ginsenosidimutans genome containing:
- a CDS encoding bactofilin family protein, which produces MLGKDKRSFDNEEPSLNGNGNGSVNLISAGTVIEGEINCRGDLRVDGKVTGRITSKSKVVIGTTGEVEGDIICQHADIFGKYNGNMRIHEILFMKSSCHIKGDVHAGKLVVEAGAVFSGHCHMGEAPAAEVMPRNGKHHEGNPEAEKKIGVPA
- a CDS encoding AtpZ/AtpI family protein, with translation MKETRKQKRKSESLRNYARYSAIGFQMLAIIGGLTWLGVKMDEWVGAYPLFTVLLSLSSVGIALYAVIKQLKS
- a CDS encoding F0F1 ATP synthase subunit A, translating into MHLSRIFTLKNLLPVLAFGVFLLPSAPVKAFQAQEEPAGHEVQHEQEGVQEEEEFDAASAIMHHIADAHEWHIIGHTAIYLPVILYTEDGLQTFSSSHFYHHPQEVTYSAEGKETTETWYKHEGFGLFHEKIYKLDENGALNLDEAGHPLNERVLDFSITKNVAAMLLSVALLLLIFCSMAGAYKKRKGKAPKGLQSALEPIVLFVRDEIALPNIGHQYARFMPFLLTVFFFIWINNIMGLIPFFPGEPT
- a CDS encoding F0F1 ATP synthase subunit A; its protein translation is MGTITFLITTFNGNRNYWKHIFAPHVPVWLYPIMIPVEIISVFSKPFALIIRLFANITAGHIVVLSLVSLIFIFKTIAVSPVSVIFVLFMDVLELLVGFLQAYIFTLLSALFIGMAIAEHAEEH
- the atpE gene encoding ATP synthase F0 subunit C, producing the protein MIGSIAAIGAGLAAIGAGIGIGRIGGSAVEGIARQPEAASKIQTNMIIAAALVEGAALFGIVVALLGNNPS
- the atpF gene encoding F0F1 ATP synthase subunit B, with product MDIVTPEIGMVFWTTVAFLLLLFILGKFAWKPIMAALREREQSIEDALLAAEKAKEEMVKLNTESERLIKEARFERDKILKEAKATREGIVNEAKQQAQAEGARMIAKAKEEINTQKAAALAEVKNQVALLSLEIAEKVIGKQFEDQKKQETLVADLLENMKLN
- the atpH gene encoding ATP synthase F1 subunit delta is translated as MAESKVSARYAKSLLDLAIEQNSLEEVKKDMSLFYDTLAAHPQLRAVLSSPVIDGDDKQGILHKLFEGKINKLSLAFFDIMIRKNREVLLYDTAKQFFEQYNKYKGIVKASVVSASALTGEQLEKIGTIIKQITPGEVQLENKIDTSLIGGFILNVGDKQYDASIARKLGVLKQELTSRFYESKI
- the atpA gene encoding F0F1 ATP synthase subunit alpha, yielding MAEVRPDEVSAILREQLSGFKSEAELEEVGTVLQVGDGIARVYGLTKVQSGELVEFDNGLQGIVLNLEEDNVGVVLLGSTEDVKEGDTIKRTGRIASINVGEGLLGRVVNTIGLPIDGKGPVEGEVFEMPLERKAPGVIYRQPVNEPLQTGIKAIDAMIPVGRGQRELIIGDRQTGKTAVAIDTIINQKEFYEKGEPVYCIYVACGQKSSTVAQVVKALEEKGAMPYTVVVSASASDPAPMQFYAPFAGAAIGEYFRDTGRPALIIYDDLSKQAVAYREVSLLLRRPPGREAYPGDVFYLHSRLLERAAKINQTNEIAQAMNDLPASLQGKVKGGGSLTALPIIETQAGDVSAYIPTNVISITDGQIFLEANLFNAGVRPAINVGISVSRVGGNAQVKSMKKVAGTLKLDQAQFRDLEAFAKFGAVDPATKAILDKGVRNVEILKQGQYQPVPVEKQIAIIYCGTKGLLSNVPVDRVKEFEEEFLHQMEVRHRDVLDKLRQGKLDEQITGTIETLAKEIASKY
- the atpG gene encoding ATP synthase F1 subunit gamma; amino-acid sequence: MANLKEVRGRISSIVSTQQITKAMKMVSAARFRRATEAIVQMRPYANKLREILGNLSASMEDNSSVFAQERDARNVLLLVITSNRGLAGSFNMNVIKTANNLISAEYAALKKSGNLHIIAVGKKGQDYYQKHRYQVTGDHNELFNNLSFANASAIAEEVMEGYVEGKYDKVVMIYNQFRNAAVQIPTTEQLLPIQKAGAEQQQASAGSHRVDYILEPSQQAIVEELIPKSVKMQFYKALLDSHASEHGARMTAMDKATDNAGDLLRSLRLQYNRARQAAITNEILEIVSGANALSSGD
- a CDS encoding porin family protein; translation: MKKLAILIVFVSAASLASAQEVELGLRAHPVFGWIKPSSDNMGSDGGLTGFSYGLMADFYISDRYTFGTGLEITSTGGKTREPDQEGNTVLSKYRLQYVEVPVTLRLKTDQNGPLVFYGLFGLEGGVNIKARADRTILDLANPDLKTDQSKLDVDDEISAFRLGLAIGGGAIYDLSGNTRLLGGITFNNGFTDVFEGGRKGTASYISLDIGVFF